A window of Phocoena phocoena chromosome 6, mPhoPho1.1, whole genome shotgun sequence contains these coding sequences:
- the RNF224 gene encoding RING finger protein 224, whose amino-acid sequence MLPPEGPRASEEGTAAGPQRGDCVICYSAYDLTGHLPRRLYCGHTFCQACVRRLDTPAHEQRWIPCPQCRQSTPTPRGGVAMLDLDLAAFLAVRAEREPPRTEAQPPTPLKGSTAITQQPARLWPALGPQPHFPQPRCCFWGCSGLCWDPPGSPEA is encoded by the coding sequence ATGCTGCCGCCAGAGGGTCCCCGGGCCTCCGAAGAGGGCACAGCCGCTGGGCCCCAGCGAGGTGACTGCGTCATCTGCTACTCAGCCTATGACCTCACTGGGCACCTACCCCGCCGCCTCTACTGCGGTCACACCTTCTGCCAGGCGTGCGTGCGGCGGCTGGACACGCCAGCCCACGAGCAGCGCTGGATCCCCTGCCCGCAGTGCCGCCAGAGCACACCCACGCCCCGCGGAGGGGTGGCCATGCTGGACCTCGACCTGGCTGCCTTCCTGGCCGTCAGGGCCGAGCGGGAGCCGCCTCGCACAGAAGCCCAGCCCCCCACGCCCCTCAAAGGCAGCACCGCCATCACTCAGCAGCCGGCCAGGCTTTGGCCTGCCTTGggcccccagccccacttcccCCAGCCCAGATGCTGCTTCTGGGGCTGCAGCGGCCTCTGCTGGGACCCCCCAGGCAGCCCCGAGGCCTGA
- the CYSRT1 gene encoding cysteine-rich tail protein 1 produces MDPSEMLVKDPYAHVSILRAHLRPKLGQQLEAAPSSLESQPLPVGSCTLEPTEEAPGPKGAEAAASIQGQQAWQQPCTPYGSGQSQAGLTYAGLASMGLAPGPQGLLRGAPTRQARASAQVATAVPGQLEQPLACCHGCRLLPTLDSGTYPPRRLTAQPLPLKQSPGR; encoded by the exons ATGGACCCCTCTGAGATGCTCGTCAAGGACCCGTATGCCCATGTCAGCATCCTGAGGGCTCACCTGCGGCCCAAGCTGGGGCAGCAGCTGGAGGCGGCTCCATCCTCCTTGGAGTCTCAGCCTCTGCCCGTGGGGTCCTGCACCCTGGAGCCTACCGAGGAGGCCCCAGGGCCCAAGGGTGCCGAGGCGGCTGCCTCCATCCAGGGCCAGCAGGCCTGGCAGCAGCCCTGCACCCCCTATGGCagtgggcagagccaggcaggACTGACCTACGCTGGCCTGGCGTCGATGGG CCTGGCCCCTGGGCCGCAGGGCCTGCTGCGGGGCGCCCCCACACGGCAAGCCCGGGCCTCTGCTCAGGTGGCCACAGCAGTGCCTGGACAGTTGGAACAGCCACTGGCCTGTTGTCATGGGTGTCGGCTGCTCCCCACCTTGGACAGCGGCACCTACCCACCGAGAAGGCTGACAGCTCAGCCCCTGCCCCTGAAACAGAGCCCTGGGCGCTAG
- the RNF208 gene encoding RING finger protein 208: protein MPADPGPEAGSGWPSFLMSCLKGPHVILKMEAMKMVHPEKFPELQAAAPCFPPAPRPTPALAPKRAWPSDTEIIVNQACGGDMPALEGAPCTPPLPRRPRKGSAELGFPRVAPADEVIVNQYVIRPGPAASGASTAAAAAAGEPLECPTCGHTYNVTQRRPRVLSCLHSVCEQCLQILYESCPKYKFISCPTCRRETVLFTDYGLAALAVNTSILSRLPPEALTAPSGGQWGGEPEGSCYQTFRQYCGAACTCHVRNPLSACSIM from the coding sequence ATGCCGGCTGACCCTGGGCCCGAGGCGGGCAGTGGCTGGCCGAGCTTCCTCATGTCCTGCCTGAAGGGCCCCCATGTCATCCTCAAGATGGAGGCCATGAAGATGGTCCACCCTGAGAAGTTCCCCGAGCTGCAGGCGGCCGCCCCCTGCTTCCCACCTGCACCCCGGCCCACCCCCGCTCTGGCACCCAAGAGAGCCTGGCCCTCAGACACAGAGATCATCGTCAACCAGGCCTGTGGGGGGGACATGCCTGCCTTGGAAGGGGCGCCCTGCACCCCGCCACTGCCACGTCGGCCCCGCAAGGGCAGCGCGGAGCTGGGCTTCCCCCGTGTGGCGCCGGCGGACGAGGTCATCGTGAATCAGTACGTGATTCGGCCTGGCCCTGCGGCCTCAGGGGCCTCCACGGCAGCGGCAGCGGCTGCAGGAGAGCCTCTGGAGTGCCCCACCTGCGGGCACACGTACAACGTCACGCAGCGGCGGCCCCGCGTGCTGTCCTGCTTGCACTCTGTGTGTGAGCAGTGCTTGCAGATTCTCTACGAGTCTTGCCCCAAGTACAAGTTCATCTCCTGTCCCACCTGCCGCCGCGAGACTGTGCTCTTCACTGACTACGGCCTGGCTGCGCTGGCCGTCAACACATCCATCTTGAGCCGCCTGCCACCCGAGGCACTGACCGCTCCGTCCGGTGGCCAGTGGGGGGGCGAGCCTGAGGGCAGCTGCTACCAGACCTTCCGGCAGTACTGCGGGGCCGCATGCACCTGCCACGTGCGGAACCCGCTGTCTGCCTGCTCCATCATGTAG